One segment of Plasmodium relictum strain SGS1 genome assembly, chromosome: 3 DNA contains the following:
- the SufS gene encoding cysteine desulfurase, putative → MHVFTCIFFLLINSASSYLTNKNIFFHNISKRNLKLKVKCEKPEIDGNIINYFKNIRKEFPFFNRKDCPVYFDSAATSHKPNSVIKKIEEFYINENSNIHRGIYKISLEATNNYENVRDIIKSYINCESREEIVFTNGATYGLNLVCKLIMDKIIKKKDDEIHLTYLEHHSNIIPWQEEIIRRKKGKIKYIPLKKNGYINIKKLEKSINSNTKVLSISHVSNVLGNVQKINLIIKKVKKINSNIIIVIDAAQSFPHIKYDIQKMKLNNSDPDILIASGHKFCGPLGSGFIYMKKSLTSSFKFKPLLFGSNIITNVSKYKSKFVSPPYLFETGTQNISGIISMGAAIKFLEKIDWNFFYLYEMYLYDLLIYYLQKFLKHKFIQLPLTNSSKTYHNTEYNYDIENGYNIIENDIGEVRNDPNLITNDLKNKKNDTNNINNNSIDDLKIYVHNTKKLGLKKIGILPLWSNKFSSFDLVTFLDFKNICIRSGNHCTTLLHNHFLKIPDSSRISIYFYNTPEEILYLAEQITSISVMLNEIRK, encoded by the exons ATGCATGTTTTtacatgtattttttttttgttaattaacTCGGCTTCTTCTTATTTGactaacaaaaatatatttttccatAATATTTCgaaaagaaatttaaaattaaaagtaaaatgtGAAAAACCTGAAATTGATGGTaacataataaattattttaaaaatataagaaaagagtttcctttttttaatagaaaagaCTGTCCTGTTTACTTTGACAGTGCAGCAACATCACATAAGCCAAATTCTGTAATAAAA aaaatagaagagttttatataaatgagaATTCTAACATTCATCGTGGAATTTACAAAATTAGTTTAGAAGCAACAAATAACTATGAAAATGTAAgagatataataaaaagttaCATTAATTGTGAGAGTAGAGAAGAAATAGTTTTCACAAATGGTGCTACATATGGTTTAAATTTAGTGTGTAAACTGATAATGGATAagattattaaaaagaaagatGATGAAATTCATTTAACTTATTTAGAACATCATTCAAATATTATACCTTGGcaagaagaaataataagacgtaaaaaaggaaaaataaaatatataccattaaaaaaaaatggatatataaatataaaaaaattagaaaaaagtattaatTCTAACACAAAAGTTTTGTCAATAAGTCATGTTTCAAATGTACTCGGTAAtgtacaaaaaataaatttaattattaaaaaagtaaaaaaaattaactctAATATAATCATAGTTATAGATGCAGCACAAAGTTTTCCacatataaaatatgatatacaaaaaatgaaattaaataattcagATCCTGACATATTAATAGCATCAGGCCATAAATTTTGTGGACCATTAGGAAGTGgctttatttatatgaaaaaatcgTTAActtcttcttttaaatttaaaccGTTATTGTTTGGCAGCAATATAATTACAAAtgtttcaaaatataaatcaaAATTCGTTTCACCTCCTTATTTATTTGAAACAGGTACACAAAATATTTCAGGTATTATATCAATGGGTGCTgctattaaatttttagaaaaaattgactggaactttttttatttatatgaaatgTATTTATacgatttattaatttattatttacaaaaatttcTTAAACATAAATTTATTCAACTACCTTTAACAAATTCTTCAAAAACATACCATAATACAGAATATAATTATGATATAGAAAACGGttataatattatagaaAATGATATAGGTGAAGTAAGAAATGACCCTAATTTAATTacaaatgatttaaaaaataaaaaaaatgatacaaataatataaataataattcgaTAGATGATTTGAAGATTTATGTTCATAATACTAAAAAACTAGGTTTAAAGAAAATTGGAATATTGCCACTATGGTCAAACAAATTTTCTTCCTTTGATTTAGTTACATTTCTagatttcaaaaatatttgtataaGATCAGGGAATCATTGTACAACATTGTTACATAAtcactttttaaaaattccgGACAGTTCAAGAatttcaatatatttttacaacaCACCTGAAGAAATACTTTATTTAGCTGAACAAATTACTTCAATATCCGTTATGttaaatgaaataagaaaatga
- a CDS encoding eukaryotic translation initiation factor 3 37.28 kDa subunit, putative — MKRKYLCGHSRPLTHVNTNYDGDLLFTTGRDKKFILWRVSDGTQIGLYECSGAVYNSDVTYDSKRIVCSSAANKVFLFDVYTGETLKIIEESGPVRFVEFNRDPLDQNKIIVAHDRLKADHKRFIKLYDLKSDNLIWKQEHESRCIQVRWCLFDKIILSAHENGEVIIWNAEDGHQIRKFQAHSKEVTNLSFDKNRMIMLSSSIDGTAILRDAVNFEIINEYKTDRPLNACDISPLFKSENNPKNHIILAGGQAAEHVTTTASGEGKFQTLLYDIIHANELGSIKGHFGPVHSIKFLPHGDGFVSGGEDGFARIYHFDNDYFIGKYD, encoded by the exons atgaagagaaaatatttatgtggTCATAGTCGTCCATTAACTCACGTAAATACTAATTATGATGgagatttattatttacaacTGGAAGA gataaaaaatttatattatggAGAGTATCAGATGGAACTCAAATAG gaTTATATGAATGTAGTGGTGCTGTTTATAATTCAGATGTTACTTATGATAGTAAAAGAATAGTTTGTTCTTCTGCTGcaaataaagtttttttatttgatgtTTATACTGGAGAgacattaaaaattattgaagAAAGTGGACCTGTAAGATTTGTTGAATTTAATAGGGATCCATTagatcaaaataaaataattgtaGCCCATGATAGATTAAAAGCAGATCATAAAAGattcattaaattatatgatttaaaaaGTGATAATTTAATATGGAAACAAGAACATGAAAGTAGATGTATTCAAGTGAGATGGTGTTTGtttgataaaataattttatcagCACATGAAAATGGAGAAGTTATTATTTGGAATGCTGAAGATGGCCATCAGATAAGAAAATTTCAAGCTCATTCAAAAGAAGTTACAAATTTAtcttttgataaaaatagaatGATAATGTTGAGTTCATCTATAGATGGTACTGCTATATTAAGAGATGCGGTgaattttgaaataataaatgaatataaaacaGATAGGCCTTTAAATGCTTGTGATATATCTCCATTATTtaaaagtgaaaataatCCTAAAAATCATATAATATTAGCAGGTGGACAGGCAGCTGAGCATGTCACAACTACTGCTTCAGGTGAAGGAAAATTTCAAACTTTACTTTATGATATTATACATGCAAATGAACTAGGAAGTATTAAGGGGCACTTTGGTCCAGTACATTCTATTAAATTTCTACCACATGGAGATGGATTTGTATCTGGAGGAGAAGATGGTTTTGCAAGAATATATCATTTTGATAATGACTATTTTATAGGAAAATATGACtag
- a CDS encoding drug metabolite transporter, putative, whose translation MKNEIIFSTTFILFLISYCFQPLLIDIIKYNGCGNSSTFIFLIPHYLSMIIVGFLPKKQKLIECQWMKIFFVSLLDVVNQVLKKIGLIYAGSSLYIIIDSCTLIFTAIWRKILLNKKINNFQLLGIILITFGIAIKSNNLKIEINKEEIIGIFLIFLSNIIMGLTFVLNEKYMKQMEGQNIVCLMGIFSFCFIFLWTIIWTIPNFEHLILNNIKKKQGNIKTILLSFFFLFLFNFITSSTLWYIMKISGSLSIGILKGLKVAIIFLFSHIFFCKYDSKQCLNFHSSLSVFFCIIGVLIYSYNEYLMLATNKFYLNKKAKFIL comes from the coding sequence atgaaaaatgaaattatatttagtacaacatttatattatttttaattagcTACTGCTTTCAACCTTTATTAatagatataataaaatataacgGATGCGGAAATTCAAgcacttttatttttttaatacctCATTATTTGTCTATGATAATTGTTGGGTTTCTTCCCAAAAAGCAAAAATTAATTGAATGCCAATggatgaaaatattttttgtttctttattAGATGTAGTAAATCaggtattaaaaaaaattggttTAATATATGCAGGATCCTCCTTATACATAATAATTGATAGCTGTACCTTAATATTTACAGCTATATGGAGAAAAAtactattaaataaaaaaataaataattttcaacTATTAggaattatattaataacatTTGGTATAGCAATAAAgtcaaataatttaaaaatagaaataaataaagaagaaattataggaatatttttaatatttctcaGTAATATAATTATGGGGTTAACTTTcgtattaaatgaaaaatatatgaaacaAATGGAAGGGCAAAATATTGTTTGCTTAATGGGAATATTTAGTTTTtgcttcatttttttatggACAATTATTTGGACTATCCCAAATTTTgaacatttaattttaaataatataaaaaaaaaacaaggaaatattaaaactattttgttaagctttttttttcttttcttattTAACTTTATAACTTCTTCTACTTTATGGtacataatgaaaataagtGGCTCACTATCTATTGGAATATTAAAAGGACTTAAAGTTGccatcatatttttatttagtcatatttttttttgtaaatatgaTTCAAAACAATGCttaaattttcattcttCCTTatctgtttttttttgtataattgGAGTTCttatttattcatataatgAATATCTAATGCTTGCTACtaacaaattttatttaaataaaaaagctaaatttattttataa